Proteins encoded by one window of Xenopus tropicalis strain Nigerian chromosome 6, UCB_Xtro_10.0, whole genome shotgun sequence:
- the rad21 gene encoding double-strand-break repair protein rad21 homolog, whose product MFYAHFVLSKRGPLAKIWLAAHWDKKLTKAHVFECNLESSVESIISPKVKMALRTSGHLLLGVVRIYHRKAKYLLADCNEAFIKIKMAFRPGVVDLPEENREAAYNAITLPEEFHDFDQPLPDLDDIDVAQQFSLNQSRVEEITMREEVSNINILQDNDFGDFGMDDREMMREGSAFEDDMLTTSASNLLLEPEQSTSQLNEKSNHLEYDDQYKDDNFGEGNDGGILDDKLLSNDAGGIFDDPPAMPEEGVAMPEQPVHDDLDDDDNVSMGAPDSPDSVDPVEPLPTMTDQTTLVPNEEEAFALEPIDITVKETKAKRKRKLIVDSVKELDSKTIRAQLSDYSDIVTTLDLAPPTKKLMMWKETGGVEKLFSLPAQPLWNSRLLKLFTRCLTPLVPEDLKKRRKGGEADNLDEFLKEFENPEVPREELRPQDVIDQPILEEASRLQESLMEGSRTHLDETIMPPPPPQQGVKRDSLQMEPEPVPVMQETEPHIEMPPPPLPPPVELPSEVSETPNINDLIPELNLLPEKEKEKDEEEEEEEEDATGTEQDQEERRWNKRTQQMLHGLQRVLAKTGAESISLLDLCRNTNRKQAAAKFYSFLVLKKQQAIELTQAEPYSDIIATPGPRFHIV is encoded by the exons ATGTTTTACGCTCACTTTGTCCTCAGTAAGCGTGGGCCGCTGGCCAAAATCTGGCTAGCGGCCCACTGGGACAAGAAGTTAACCAAAGCCCATGTGTTTGAGTGCAATCTAGAGAGCAGTGTGGAGAGTATTATTTCCCCCAAG GTGAAAATGGCTCTGCGGACCTCCGGGCACCTTCTCTTGGGAGTTGTAAGAATCTACCATCGGAAAGCAAAGTACCTGCTGGCTGACTGCAATGAAGCTTTCATTAAAATCAAGATGGCTTTCCGCCCTg GTGTTGTGGATTTACCCGAGGAAAACAGAGAGGCTGCATACAATGCCATCACTCTgcctgaggagttccatgactttgACCAGCCGCTACCAGATCTTGA TGACATTGATGTGGCTCAGCAGTTTAGCTTGAACCAAAGTCGAGTTGAGGAGATCACAATGAGGGAAGAAGTTAGCAACATTAATATCCTGCAAGATAATGATTTTG GTGACTTTGGCATGGACGACCGAGAGATGATGCGGGAAGGCAGCGCTTTTGAAGATGACATGTTGACAACCAGCGCTTCCAACCTGTTGCTGGAGCCTGAGCAGAGTACCAGTCAGCTAAACGAGAAGAGTAACCATCTGGAATATGACGACCAGTACAAAGATGACAACTTTGGAGAGGGGAATGATGGAGGCATACTAG atGACAAACTTCTAAGCAATGATGCAGGGGGAATATTTGACGACCCTCCTGCCATGCCTGAAGAAGGTGTTGCAATGCCCGAGCAGCCTGTTCATGACGATTTGGATGATGATGACAATGTTTCAA TGGGGGCACCAGATAGTCCGGATTCTGTGGATCCTGTGGAGCCACTCCCAACCATGACTGATCAAACAACCCTGGTTCCCAATGAAGAAGAAGCATTTGCCCTGGAGCCCATTGATATTACAG TCAAGGAGACCAAGGCAAAAAGGAAGAGGAAACTGATTGTGGACAGTGTTAAAGAGTTGGATAGCAAGACCATTCGTGCCCAACTCAGCGATTACTCTGACATTGTTACAACACTGGATTTGGCTCCTCCTACAAAGAAGCTGATGATGTGGAAGGAGACTGGCGGTGTGGAGAAACTGTTTTCATTGCCTGCACAACCATTATGGAACAGCCGGTTACTTAAG CTGTTTACACGCTGTCTTACACCACTTGTCCCTGAAGATCTCAAAAAGCGAAGGAAAGGGGGTGAAGCAGATAACCTTGATGAATTCCTCAAGGAGTTTGAGAATCCAGAAGTTCCAAGAGAAGAACTGCGCCCTCAAGATGTTATTG ATCAACCCATTTTGGAAGAAGCTAGTCGCCTGCAGGAGTCACTGATGGAGGGTAGTCGAACTCACCTGGATGAGACCATAATGCCTCCCCCTCCACCTCAACAAGGAGTGAAACGTGATTCCCTGCAAATGGAACCAGAGCCAGTGCCTGTGATGCAG GAAACAGAACCACACATTGAAATGCCACCACCTCCACTTCCTCCTCCAGTGGAGCTTCCATCAGAAGTCTCAGAGACTCCAAACATCAACGACTTAATCCCCGAGTTGAATCTCCTGCctgaaaaggagaaggaaaaagatgaggaagaggaggaagag GAGGAAGATGCCACAGGGACTGAGCAGGATCAAGAGGAGAGGCGGTGGAATAAGAGAACACAGCAGATGCTGCATGGTCTTCAG CGAGTTCTTGCTAAGACTGGAGCTGAATCCATCAGTTTGCTCGACCTGTGCAGAAACACAAACCGAAAGCAAGCAGCTGCCAAATTCTACAGCTTTCTGGTTCTTAAAAAGCAGCAAGCTATAGAATTGACCCAGGCGGAGCCTTACAGCGATATCATTGCCACCCCAGGACCCAGGTTCCACATAGTTTGA